In the Nerophis ophidion isolate RoL-2023_Sa linkage group LG19, RoL_Noph_v1.0, whole genome shotgun sequence genome, one interval contains:
- the LOC133538179 gene encoding cytochrome c oxidase copper chaperone, whose amino-acid sequence MSTVSAASVEAGALAPGGEEKKPLRPCCACPETKKVRDACIIEKGEENCTDLIEAHKDCMRQLGFKI is encoded by the exons ATGTCGACCGTGTCTGCTGCCAGCGTGGAGGCCGGCGCCCTCGCACCGGGTGGTGAGGAGAAGAAGCCACTCAGGCCGTGCTGCGCTTGTCCAGAAACCAAGAAAGTTCGAGACGCGTG CATCATCGAAAAGGGCGAAGAGAACTGCACAGACCTGATTGAGGCCCACAAAGACTGCATGAGGCAGCTTGGGTTCAAGATCTAA